One Pseudomonas tolaasii NCPPB 2192 genomic window carries:
- the nuoM gene encoding NADH-quinone oxidoreductase subunit M, producing MILPWLILIPFIGGLLCWMGERFGATLPRWIALLTMSLELALGLWLWAHGDYSFAPAPGVDPTFALEFKHVWIQRFGINVHLALDGLSLLMILLTGLLGILSVLCSWKEIQRHVGFFHLNLMWILGGVVGVFLALDLFMFFFFWEMMLVPMYFLIALWGHSSSDGKKTRIYAATKFFIFTQASGLIMLVAILGLVLVNFNNTGVITFNYADLLKTKMSLTTEYILMLGFFIAFAVKLPVVPFHSWLPDAHAQAPTAGSVDLAGILLKTAAYGLLRFALPLFPNASAEFAPIAMTLGLIGIFYGAFLAFAQTDIKRLIAFSSVSHMGFVLIGIYSGSQLALQGAVIQMLAHGVSAAALFILSGQLYERLHTRDMREMGGVWSRIAYLPAISLFFAAASLGLPGTGNFIGEFLILMGSFVQTPWISAIATSGLVFGSVYSLIMIHRAYFGPAKSDTVLQGMDARELIMVLGLAVLLIYIGVYPQPFLDTSAATMHGVQQWFGTAFSQLASAR from the coding sequence ATGATTCTGCCCTGGCTAATCCTGATCCCCTTCATCGGCGGCCTGCTCTGCTGGATGGGTGAACGCTTCGGCGCCACCCTCCCCCGCTGGATTGCGTTGCTGACCATGTCCCTGGAACTCGCACTCGGCCTCTGGCTGTGGGCCCATGGCGACTATTCATTTGCTCCGGCACCGGGTGTCGATCCAACGTTCGCGCTTGAATTCAAGCACGTGTGGATCCAGCGCTTCGGCATCAACGTGCACCTGGCCCTCGACGGCCTGTCGCTGTTGATGATCCTGCTGACCGGCCTGCTGGGTATCCTCTCGGTACTCTGCTCCTGGAAAGAGATCCAGCGTCACGTGGGCTTCTTCCACCTGAACCTGATGTGGATCCTGGGTGGCGTCGTCGGCGTGTTCCTCGCCCTCGACCTGTTCATGTTCTTCTTCTTCTGGGAAATGATGCTGGTGCCGATGTACTTCCTCATCGCGCTCTGGGGTCACAGCTCTTCGGACGGCAAGAAAACCCGGATCTACGCGGCGACCAAGTTCTTCATCTTCACCCAGGCTTCCGGCCTGATCATGTTGGTGGCGATCCTGGGCCTGGTACTGGTCAACTTCAACAACACCGGCGTGATCACCTTCAACTACGCCGACCTGTTGAAAACCAAGATGTCCCTGACCACCGAGTACATCCTGATGCTGGGCTTCTTCATCGCGTTCGCGGTGAAGCTGCCGGTGGTGCCGTTCCACTCCTGGCTGCCTGATGCTCACGCCCAGGCGCCGACCGCAGGTTCCGTAGACCTGGCCGGTATCCTGTTGAAGACCGCTGCGTATGGTCTGCTGCGTTTCGCCCTGCCGCTGTTCCCGAATGCCTCGGCCGAGTTTGCGCCGATCGCCATGACCCTGGGTCTGATCGGGATCTTCTACGGTGCGTTCCTGGCCTTCGCACAAACCGACATCAAGCGTCTGATCGCCTTCTCGTCCGTTTCCCACATGGGTTTCGTGCTGATCGGCATCTACTCCGGCAGCCAACTGGCGCTGCAAGGCGCGGTGATCCAGATGTTGGCCCACGGTGTTTCGGCCGCTGCCCTCTTTATCCTGAGTGGCCAGTTGTACGAGCGCCTGCACACCCGTGACATGCGTGAAATGGGTGGCGTGTGGTCGCGCATCGCTTACCTGCCGGCGATCAGCCTGTTCTTCGCCGCCGCGTCCCTGGGCTTGCCGGGCACCGGCAACTTCATCGGCGAGTTCCTGATCCTGATGGGCTCGTTTGTGCAGACGCCGTGGATCAGTGCCATTGCTACCTCCGGCCTGGTATTCGGTTCGGTCTACTCGCTGATCATGATCCACCGCGCCTACTTCGGCCCGGCCAAGTCCGACACCGTCCTGCAAGGGATGGACGCTCGCGAACTGATCATGGTGCTCGGCCTTGCGGTATTGCTGATCTACATCGGCGTGTACCCGCAACCGTTCCTGGACACTTCTGCCGCAACGATGCATGGCGTGCAGCAGTGGTTCGGCACCGCCTTCTCTCAACTCGCTTCGGCCCGGTAA
- a CDS encoding FadR/GntR family transcriptional regulator, giving the protein MERFETEASPNKSSKMALDVLRQMVAQHASTPQRALPTERELAAEFGASRRAIRHALAVLEAEGRIWRRQGKGTYVGPTPPSASMTFAKVASRTNFSEVMEARLYLEPALASLAAVRASGEQMAILRRLVERTSFQQGVDETDAESIELWDSALHRAIAEASGNRLMLDLFEMLDAIRLDPVWRDLRHRARSNERLEMYSHDHDDIVSAIESRDPVKAATAMRGHLRALQQALEAVVQQDLEASL; this is encoded by the coding sequence ATGGAAAGGTTCGAGACCGAAGCATCCCCCAACAAGTCCTCGAAAATGGCGCTGGACGTGCTGCGCCAAATGGTCGCCCAGCACGCCTCGACACCCCAGCGAGCGTTGCCTACCGAGCGTGAACTGGCTGCCGAGTTTGGCGCCAGCCGCCGGGCAATCCGGCATGCACTCGCCGTGCTCGAAGCTGAAGGGCGTATCTGGCGACGGCAGGGAAAAGGCACCTATGTCGGCCCCACCCCGCCGAGCGCCAGCATGACGTTTGCCAAAGTCGCCAGCCGAACCAATTTCAGCGAAGTCATGGAAGCCCGCCTCTACCTGGAGCCCGCGCTGGCCTCGCTGGCCGCCGTGCGTGCCAGCGGTGAGCAAATGGCGATTTTGCGCCGCTTGGTCGAGCGCACCAGCTTCCAGCAGGGCGTGGACGAAACCGACGCCGAATCCATCGAGCTCTGGGACAGCGCCCTGCATCGCGCCATCGCCGAAGCTTCAGGCAACCGCTTGATGCTGGACCTGTTCGAAATGCTCGATGCCATCCGCCTTGATCCGGTCTGGCGCGACCTGCGGCACAGGGCCCGCAGTAACGAGCGCCTGGAAATGTACAGCCATGACCACGACGACATTGTCAGCGCCATCGAAAGCCGTGACCCGGTCAAGGCCGCAACCGCCATGCGTGGTCACCTGCGCGCCCTGCAACAGGCCCTGGAAGCCGTCGTCCAGCAAGACCTTGAGGCCAGCCTATGA
- the nuoJ gene encoding NADH-quinone oxidoreductase subunit J, with protein sequence MEFAFYFASGIAVVSTLRVITNTNPVHALLYLIISLIAVAMTFFSLGAPFAGVLEVIAYAGAIMVLFVFVVMMLNLGPASVAQERVWLKPGIWLGPVVLAALLLGELLYVLFAHQSGQAIGHTTVDAKAVGISLFGPYLLVVELASMLLLAAAVTAFHLGRNEAKEQ encoded by the coding sequence ATGGAATTCGCTTTCTATTTCGCGTCCGGTATTGCAGTGGTGTCCACGCTTCGCGTGATCACCAACACCAATCCTGTGCACGCCCTGCTCTACCTGATCATTTCGTTGATCGCCGTGGCCATGACCTTCTTCAGCCTCGGCGCACCGTTCGCCGGTGTGCTGGAAGTGATCGCCTACGCCGGCGCCATCATGGTGCTGTTCGTGTTTGTGGTGATGATGCTCAACCTGGGGCCGGCTTCGGTCGCCCAGGAGCGCGTCTGGCTCAAGCCCGGCATCTGGCTCGGCCCGGTTGTGCTGGCAGCCCTGCTGCTGGGTGAACTGCTGTATGTGCTGTTCGCTCACCAGAGCGGCCAGGCCATCGGCCACACCACCGTAGACGCGAAGGCCGTGGGCATCAGCCTGTTCGGCCCGTACCTGCTGGTGGTCGAACTGGCGTCGATGCTGCTGCTCGCTGCAGCCGTCACCGCCTTCCACTTGGGCCGCAACGAAGCCAAGGAGCAATGA
- the nuoL gene encoding NADH-quinone oxidoreductase subunit L, which translates to MNMIFLTFVFPLIGFLLLSFSRGRWSENLSALVGVGSIGLSAIVAAYVIWQFNVAPPEGGHYTLVLWQWMSVEGFKPNFALYIDGLSITMLGVVVGVGFLIHLFASWYMRGEAGYSRFFSYTNLFIASMLFLVLGDNLLFLYFGWEGVGLCSYLLIGFYYSNRNNGNAALKAFIVTRIGDVFMAIGLFILFQQVGTLNIQELLVLAPQKFQVGDFWITLATLMLLGGAVGKSAQLPLQTWLADAMAGPTPVSALIHAATMVTAGVYLIARTHGLFTLAPEILHLVGLVGGVTLVLAGFAALVQTDIKRILAYSTMSQIGYMFLALGVGAWDAAIFHLMTHAFFKALLFLASGAVIVACHHEQNIFKMGGLWRKLPLAYASFIVGGAALAALPLVTAGFYSKDEILWEAFASGNQNLLYAGLVGAFMTSLYTFRLIFITFHGEAKTEAHAGHGISHWLPLSVLIVLSTFVGALITPPLAGVLPESAGHAGGAAKHSLEIASGAIAIAGILLAALLFLGKRRFVTAVANSGIGRFLSAWWFAAWGFDWIYDKLFVKPYLAISHVLRKDPLDQTIGLIPRAAKAGHTALSRSETGQLRWYAASMAAGAVLVIGAIVVVAV; encoded by the coding sequence ATGAACATGATCTTTCTGACTTTCGTATTCCCCCTGATCGGTTTCCTGCTGCTGTCGTTCTCTCGCGGACGCTGGTCGGAAAACCTCTCGGCCCTGGTGGGCGTGGGTTCCATTGGCCTGTCGGCCATCGTGGCCGCCTACGTCATCTGGCAATTCAACGTGGCACCGCCGGAAGGCGGCCACTACACCCTGGTGCTGTGGCAGTGGATGTCGGTGGAGGGCTTCAAGCCCAACTTCGCCCTCTACATCGACGGCCTGTCGATCACCATGCTCGGCGTGGTGGTGGGTGTAGGCTTCCTGATCCACCTGTTCGCGTCCTGGTACATGCGCGGTGAAGCGGGCTACTCGCGCTTCTTCTCGTACACCAACCTGTTTATCGCCAGCATGCTGTTCCTGGTGCTCGGCGATAACCTGTTGTTCCTGTACTTCGGCTGGGAAGGCGTGGGCCTGTGCTCGTACCTGTTGATCGGTTTCTACTACAGCAACCGCAACAACGGTAACGCGGCCCTTAAAGCCTTCATCGTGACCCGTATCGGTGACGTGTTCATGGCCATCGGCCTGTTCATCCTGTTCCAACAGGTGGGCACGCTGAACATCCAGGAACTGCTGGTGCTGGCACCGCAGAAATTCCAGGTTGGCGACTTCTGGATCACCCTTGCTACCCTGATGTTGCTGGGCGGTGCTGTGGGTAAATCCGCGCAACTGCCGCTGCAAACCTGGCTGGCGGATGCGATGGCCGGCCCTACCCCTGTTTCCGCACTGATTCACGCGGCAACGATGGTAACGGCGGGGGTCTACCTGATCGCCCGTACCCACGGCCTGTTCACCCTGGCGCCGGAAATCCTGCACCTGGTGGGCCTGGTAGGCGGTGTGACCCTGGTACTGGCCGGCTTCGCTGCGCTGGTACAGACCGACATCAAGCGTATCCTCGCCTACTCGACCATGAGCCAGATCGGCTACATGTTCCTGGCCCTGGGCGTTGGCGCCTGGGACGCGGCGATCTTCCACCTGATGACTCACGCCTTCTTCAAGGCCCTGCTGTTCCTCGCTTCCGGTGCGGTGATCGTTGCCTGCCACCACGAGCAGAACATCTTCAAGATGGGCGGCCTGTGGAGGAAACTGCCGTTGGCCTACGCCAGCTTCATCGTCGGTGGTGCCGCCCTGGCCGCCCTGCCGCTGGTGACCGCAGGTTTCTACTCGAAAGACGAAATCCTCTGGGAAGCCTTTGCCAGCGGTAACCAGAACCTGCTGTACGCAGGCCTGGTGGGTGCATTCATGACCTCGCTGTACACCTTCCGGCTGATCTTCATCACCTTCCACGGTGAAGCCAAGACTGAAGCACACGCAGGCCACGGCATTTCGCACTGGCTGCCCTTGTCGGTACTGATCGTGCTGTCGACCTTCGTCGGCGCCCTGATCACCCCGCCACTGGCTGGCGTGCTGCCAGAAAGCGCCGGCCATGCCGGTGGCGCTGCCAAGCACAGCCTGGAAATCGCCTCGGGCGCTATCGCTATCGCCGGCATCCTGTTGGCCGCGCTGCTGTTCCTGGGCAAGCGTCGCTTCGTGACCGCCGTGGCCAACAGTGGCATTGGCCGCTTCCTGTCGGCCTGGTGGTTCGCTGCCTGGGGCTTCGACTGGATCTACGACAAACTGTTCGTCAAGCCTTACCTGGCCATCAGCCATGTACTGCGCAAAGACCCGCTTGACCAGACCATCGGTTTGATCCCGCGCGCCGCCAAGGCCGGTCACACCGCCCTGAGCCGCAGCGAGACTGGCCAGTTGCGTTGGTACGCTGCTTCCATGGCTGCCGGTGCGGTACTGGTGATCGGCGCCATCGTTGTGGTAGCGGTCTGA
- the nuoH gene encoding NADH-quinone oxidoreductase subunit NuoH, whose translation MTWFTPEVIDVIISVLKAIVILLAVVVAGALLSFVERRLLGWWQDRYGPNRVGPFGMFQIAADMLKMFFKEDWTPPFADKVIFTLAPVVAMSALLIAFAIIPITPTWGVADLNIGLLFFFAMAGLSVYAVLFAGWSSNNKFALLGSLRASAQTVSYEVFMGLALMGIVVQVGSFNMRDIVEYQAQNLWFIIPQFFGFCTFFIAGVAVTHRHPFDQPEAEQELADGYHIEYAGMKWGMFFVGEYIGIILISALLVTLFFGGWHGPFNILPQLAFFWFFLKTAFFIMLFILLRASIPRPRYDQVMDFSWRFCLPLTLINLLVTAAVVLLNTPAGAVQ comes from the coding sequence ATGACTTGGTTCACTCCTGAAGTGATCGATGTGATCATCTCGGTTCTAAAAGCCATCGTGATCCTGTTGGCCGTGGTCGTCGCGGGCGCCCTGCTCAGCTTCGTCGAACGTCGCCTGCTGGGCTGGTGGCAGGACCGTTACGGTCCGAACCGCGTTGGCCCGTTCGGTATGTTCCAGATCGCGGCCGACATGCTGAAAATGTTCTTCAAGGAAGACTGGACCCCGCCGTTTGCCGACAAGGTGATCTTCACCCTGGCACCGGTAGTAGCCATGAGCGCCTTGCTGATCGCCTTCGCGATCATCCCGATCACCCCGACCTGGGGCGTGGCGGACCTGAACATCGGCTTGCTGTTCTTCTTCGCCATGGCCGGTCTGTCGGTCTACGCGGTGCTGTTCGCCGGTTGGTCGAGCAACAACAAGTTCGCCCTGCTGGGCAGCTTGCGGGCCTCGGCCCAGACCGTGTCCTACGAAGTGTTCATGGGCCTGGCGCTGATGGGCATCGTGGTGCAGGTCGGCTCGTTCAACATGCGCGATATCGTCGAGTATCAGGCACAGAACCTGTGGTTCATCATTCCGCAGTTCTTCGGCTTCTGTACGTTCTTCATCGCCGGCGTCGCCGTGACTCACCGTCACCCGTTCGACCAGCCGGAAGCGGAACAGGAACTGGCCGACGGTTATCACATTGAATATGCCGGCATGAAATGGGGCATGTTCTTCGTGGGTGAGTACATCGGCATCATCCTGATCTCGGCCCTGCTGGTCACGCTGTTCTTCGGCGGCTGGCACGGTCCGTTCAACATCCTGCCGCAGTTGGCCTTCTTCTGGTTCTTCCTGAAGACCGCGTTTTTCATCATGTTGTTTATCCTGCTGCGCGCTTCCATTCCGCGTCCACGATACGACCAGGTGATGGATTTCAGCTGGCGCTTCTGCCTGCCGCTGACCCTGATCAATTTGCTGGTGACGGCTGCCGTTGTGTTGTTGAACACGCCAGCCGGCGCGGTTCAGTGA
- the nuoK gene encoding NADH-quinone oxidoreductase subunit NuoK → MPAIPLEHGLAVAGILFCLGLVGLMVRRNILFVLMSLEIMMNAAALAFIVAGARWGQPDGQVMFILVISLAAAEASIGLAILLQLYRRFHTLDIDAASEMRG, encoded by the coding sequence ATGCCTGCTATCCCTTTGGAGCATGGTCTGGCGGTCGCCGGCATCCTGTTCTGCCTTGGCCTGGTCGGCCTGATGGTTCGCCGTAACATTCTGTTCGTGTTGATGAGCCTGGAAATCATGATGAACGCCGCCGCACTGGCTTTCATCGTTGCGGGTGCACGTTGGGGCCAGCCGGATGGACAAGTCATGTTCATTCTGGTGATCAGCCTGGCAGCCGCCGAGGCCAGTATCGGCCTGGCGATCCTGCTGCAACTGTATCGTCGCTTCCACACGCTTGATATCGACGCTGCCAGTGAGATGCGCGGATGA
- the nuoN gene encoding NADH-quinone oxidoreductase subunit NuoN, which produces MEFTIQHFIALAPLLITSLTIVVVMLAIAWRRNHSQTFLLSCAGLNLALLSIIPALKVAPLAVTPLMMVDDFALLYIALILVATLACVTLAHAYLGEGGTGYPGNREELYLLILLAAAGGIVLVSAQHLAGLFIGLELLSIPTYGLVAYAFFNKRSLEAGIKYMVLSAAGSAFLLFGMALLYAEAGSLSFTGIGHALAATNMPAPIAQLGLAMMLIGLAFKLSLVPFHLWTPDVYEGAPAPVAAFLATASKVAVFAVMVRLFQISPAANTGVLSTVLTVIAIASILFGNLLALTQNNLKRLLGYSSIAHFGYLLIALVASKGLAVEAMGVYLVTYVITSLGAFGVITLMSSPFKGRDADALYEYRGLFWRRPYLTAVLTVMMLSLAGIPLTAGFIGKFYIVATGVEAHEWWLVASLVLGSAIGVFYYLRVMVTLYLIEPNLRRVDAELHWEQKAGGVMLLAIALLAFFLGVYPQPLLTLVQHAVLGV; this is translated from the coding sequence ATGGAATTCACGATCCAACACTTTATCGCGCTTGCGCCGCTGCTGATTACCAGCCTCACCATCGTGGTGGTGATGCTGGCAATCGCCTGGCGCCGCAATCACTCGCAAACGTTCCTGCTGTCCTGTGCCGGTCTGAACCTGGCCCTCCTGTCGATCATCCCGGCCCTCAAGGTCGCGCCACTGGCGGTCACGCCATTGATGATGGTGGATGACTTCGCCCTGCTGTACATCGCGTTGATCCTGGTGGCCACCCTGGCTTGCGTCACCCTCGCCCACGCCTACCTCGGCGAAGGCGGCACCGGCTACCCGGGCAACCGCGAAGAGCTGTACCTGCTGATCCTGCTGGCTGCAGCCGGTGGAATCGTGCTGGTCAGCGCACAGCACCTGGCGGGCCTGTTCATCGGCCTGGAGCTGCTGTCGATCCCGACTTACGGTCTGGTGGCCTATGCGTTCTTCAACAAGCGCTCCCTGGAAGCCGGCATCAAGTACATGGTGCTGTCGGCGGCCGGTTCTGCGTTCCTGTTGTTCGGTATGGCCCTGCTCTACGCAGAAGCCGGCAGCCTGAGCTTCACCGGTATCGGCCACGCTCTGGCCGCGACCAACATGCCTGCGCCAATCGCCCAGCTGGGCCTGGCCATGATGTTGATCGGCCTGGCGTTCAAGCTCTCCCTGGTGCCATTCCACCTGTGGACCCCGGACGTGTACGAAGGCGCTCCGGCGCCCGTGGCTGCGTTCCTGGCCACTGCGTCCAAGGTTGCAGTGTTTGCAGTGATGGTGCGTCTGTTCCAGATCTCTCCGGCTGCCAATACCGGCGTGCTGAGCACCGTGCTGACCGTGATCGCCATTGCGTCGATCCTGTTCGGTAACCTGCTGGCCCTGACCCAGAACAACCTCAAGCGTCTGCTGGGTTATTCGTCCATCGCCCACTTCGGCTACCTGCTGATCGCCCTGGTGGCGAGCAAAGGCCTGGCCGTGGAAGCCATGGGCGTGTACCTGGTCACCTACGTGATCACCAGCCTGGGTGCATTCGGTGTGATCACGCTGATGTCCTCGCCGTTCAAAGGCCGTGACGCCGACGCCCTGTACGAATACCGCGGCCTGTTCTGGCGCCGTCCGTACCTGACCGCCGTACTGACCGTGATGATGCTGTCCCTGGCCGGTATCCCGCTCACTGCCGGCTTCATCGGCAAGTTCTACATCGTCGCCACCGGTGTTGAAGCCCACGAGTGGTGGTTGGTCGCGTCCCTGGTACTGGGCAGCGCCATCGGCGTGTTTTACTACCTGCGCGTGATGGTCACCCTGTACCTGATCGAGCCAAACCTGCGCCGTGTTGACGCCGAGCTGCACTGGGAACAGAAGGCAGGCGGCGTGATGCTGCTGGCCATCGCCCTGCTCGCGTTCTTCCTGGGCGTGTACCCTCAGCCGTTGCTCACCCTGGTGCAGCACGCGGTGTTGGGGGTTTGA
- the nuoI gene encoding NADH-quinone oxidoreductase subunit NuoI: MFKYIGDIVKGTGTQLRSLVMVFGHGFRKRDTLQYPEEAVYLPPRYRGRIVLTRDPDGEERCVACNLCAVACPVGCISLQKAETEDGRWYPDFFRINFSRCIFCGLCEEACPTTAIQLTPDFEMAEFKRQDLVYEKEDLLISGPGKNPDYNFYRVAGMAVAGKPKGAAQNEAEPINVKSLLP; encoded by the coding sequence ATGTTCAAATATATTGGCGACATCGTTAAAGGTACCGGTACCCAATTGCGAAGCCTGGTGATGGTGTTCGGCCATGGCTTCCGCAAACGCGACACCCTGCAATACCCGGAAGAGGCGGTCTACCTGCCGCCGCGCTACCGCGGCCGCATCGTGCTTACCCGCGACCCCGATGGTGAAGAGCGTTGCGTAGCCTGCAACCTGTGCGCCGTGGCGTGCCCGGTGGGTTGTATCTCCCTGCAGAAAGCTGAAACCGAAGACGGTCGCTGGTACCCGGACTTCTTCCGCATCAACTTCTCGCGCTGCATTTTCTGCGGCCTCTGCGAGGAAGCTTGCCCGACCACCGCCATCCAGCTCACGCCGGATTTCGAGATGGCCGAGTTCAAACGTCAGGACCTGGTGTACGAGAAAGAAGATCTGCTGATCTCTGGTCCCGGTAAAAACCCTGATTACAACTTCTATCGTGTTGCAGGTATGGCCGTTGCCGGTAAGCCGAAGGGCGCCGCACAAAACGAAGCCGAGCCGATCAACGTGAAGAGCTTGCTGCCTTAA
- the nuoG gene encoding NADH-quinone oxidoreductase subunit NuoG, whose protein sequence is MATIHVDGKALEVDGADNLLQACLSLGLDIPYFCWHPALGSVGACRQCAVKQYTDENDTRGRIVMSCMTPATDNTWISIDDEESKAFRASVVEWLMTNHPHDCPVCEEGGHCHLQDMTVMTGHNERRYRFTKRTHQNQDLGPFISHEMNRCIACYRCVRFYKDYAGGTDLGVFGAHDNVYFGRVEDGVLESEFSGNLTEVCPTGVFTDKTHSERYNRKWDMQFAPSICHGCSSGCNISPGERYGELRRIENRFNGSVNQYFLCDRGRFGYGYVNREDRPRQPLLANGGKLSLDDALDKAADLLRGRNIVGIGSPRASLESNFALRELVGAEHFYSGIEAGELERIRLVLQVLNDSPLPVPNMRDIEDHDAIFVLGEDLTQTAARVALSLRQSVKGKAEDMADAMRVQPWLDAAVKNIGQHALNPLFIASLAETKLDDIAEECVHAAPDDLARLGFAVAHALDASAPAVEGLDTEAVELAQRIADALLAAKRPLIIAGTSLGSKALIEAAANIAKALKLRDKNGSISLVVPEANSLGLAMLGGESLDAALQAVTDGKADAIVVLENDLYTRTDAAKVDAALNAAKVLIVADHQKTATSERADLVLPAATFAEGDGTLVSQEGRAQRFFQVFDPKYMDASILVHEGWRWLHALRATLLNQPIDWTQLDHVTAATAASAPQLARIVDAAPSAAFRIKGMKLAREPLRYSGRTAMRANISVHEPRTPQDPDTAFAFSMEGYSGSVEPRQQVPFAWSPGWNSPQAWNKFQDEVGGHIRAGDPGTRLIESTGDALNWFAAVPRPFNPAQGTWQVVPFFHLFGSEENSSKAAPVQERIPAAYVSLAKSEADRLGVNDGALLSLNVAGQTLRLPLRINEELGAGLVALPKGFAGIPAAIFGKTVDGLQEAAQ, encoded by the coding sequence ATGGCCACTATCCACGTAGACGGCAAAGCGCTCGAAGTCGATGGGGCAGACAACCTGTTACAGGCGTGTCTGTCACTCGGCCTCGATATTCCGTATTTCTGCTGGCACCCCGCTCTCGGTAGCGTCGGTGCCTGTCGCCAGTGTGCGGTCAAGCAATACACCGACGAGAACGACACCCGTGGTCGCATCGTCATGTCGTGCATGACCCCAGCCACCGACAACACCTGGATCTCCATCGACGATGAAGAATCCAAGGCGTTCCGCGCCAGCGTCGTCGAATGGCTGATGACCAACCACCCCCACGACTGCCCGGTCTGTGAGGAAGGCGGTCACTGCCACCTGCAAGACATGACCGTGATGACCGGCCACAACGAGCGCCGTTATCGCTTCACCAAGCGTACCCACCAGAACCAGGACCTCGGCCCGTTCATTTCCCACGAAATGAACCGCTGCATCGCCTGCTACCGTTGCGTGCGCTTCTATAAGGACTACGCCGGCGGCACCGACCTGGGCGTGTTCGGCGCCCACGACAACGTGTACTTCGGTCGCGTCGAAGACGGCGTGCTGGAAAGCGAGTTCTCCGGCAACCTCACCGAGGTCTGCCCGACCGGTGTGTTCACCGACAAGACGCACTCCGAGCGCTACAACCGCAAGTGGGACATGCAATTCGCCCCGAGCATCTGCCATGGCTGCTCCAGCGGTTGCAACATCTCCCCGGGCGAGCGCTACGGTGAACTGCGTCGCATCGAAAACCGCTTCAACGGTTCGGTCAACCAGTACTTCCTGTGCGACCGTGGCCGTTTCGGCTATGGCTACGTCAACCGCGAAGACCGCCCGCGTCAGCCACTGCTGGCCAATGGCGGCAAGCTGAGCCTGGACGATGCGCTGGATAAAGCCGCCGACCTGCTGCGCGGTCGCAACATCGTCGGTATCGGTTCGCCGCGCGCCAGCCTCGAAAGCAACTTCGCGTTGCGCGAGCTGGTGGGTGCCGAGCACTTCTACTCCGGTATTGAAGCCGGTGAACTGGAGCGCATCCGCCTGGTCCTGCAAGTGCTGAACGACAGCCCGCTGCCGGTGCCGAACATGCGCGACATCGAGGACCACGACGCCATCTTCGTGCTCGGTGAAGACCTGACCCAGACTGCTGCCCGTGTCGCCCTGTCCCTGCGCCAGTCGGTCAAGGGCAAGGCAGAAGACATGGCTGACGCCATGCGCGTACAGCCTTGGCTCGACGCCGCCGTGAAAAACATCGGCCAGCACGCGCTGAACCCGCTGTTTATCGCGAGCCTGGCTGAAACCAAGCTCGACGACATCGCCGAAGAATGTGTGCACGCCGCGCCGGACGACCTGGCCCGCCTCGGTTTCGCCGTGGCCCACGCCCTGGACGCCAGCGCGCCTGCCGTCGAAGGCCTGGACACTGAAGCCGTTGAGCTGGCCCAGCGCATCGCCGACGCCCTGCTGGCCGCCAAGCGTCCATTGATCATTGCCGGTACCTCGCTGGGTTCCAAGGCGCTGATCGAAGCCGCCGCCAACATCGCCAAAGCCTTGAAGCTGCGCGACAAGAACGGTTCCATCAGCCTGGTCGTGCCGGAAGCCAACAGCCTTGGCCTGGCCATGCTCGGTGGCGAGTCCCTGGACGCCGCGCTGCAAGCCGTGACCGATGGCAAAGCCGACGCCATCGTCGTGCTGGAAAACGACCTGTACACCCGCACCGATGCCGCCAAGGTTGACGCTGCGCTCAACGCCGCCAAGGTGCTGATCGTTGCCGACCACCAGAAGACCGCCACCAGCGAGCGTGCCGACCTGGTCCTGCCAGCCGCCACCTTCGCCGAAGGCGACGGTACCCTGGTCAGCCAGGAAGGCCGCGCCCAGCGCTTCTTCCAGGTGTTCGATCCGAAGTACATGGACGCCAGCATCCTGGTTCACGAAGGCTGGCGCTGGCTGCATGCCCTGCGCGCCACCCTGCTGAACCAGCCGATCGACTGGACCCAGCTCGACCACGTCACCGCCGCCACCGCCGCGAGCGCGCCACAGCTGGCCCGTATCGTCGACGCTGCACCGTCCGCCGCGTTCCGCATCAAGGGCATGAAGCTTGCCCGTGAGCCGCTGCGTTACTCCGGTCGTACCGCCATGCGCGCCAACATCAGCGTGCACGAACCGCGTACCCCGCAAGACCCGGACACCGCGTTCGCCTTCTCCATGGAAGGTTACTCGGGTTCGGTCGAGCCGCGTCAGCAGGTGCCATTCGCCTGGTCACCGGGCTGGAACTCGCCACAGGCCTGGAACAAGTTCCAGGACGAAGTCGGTGGTCACATCCGCGCTGGCGACCCGGGCACCCGCCTGATCGAAAGCACCGGTGACGCGCTGAACTGGTTCGCCGCCGTACCACGTCCGTTCAACCCGGCCCAGGGCACCTGGCAGGTTGTGCCGTTCTTCCACCTGTTCGGCAGCGAAGAAAACTCTTCCAAGGCCGCACCGGTTCAAGAGCGCATTCCGGCCGCCTACGTTTCCCTGGCCAAGTCGGAAGCCGACCGCCTGGGCGTCAACGACGGTGCCCTGCTCAGCCTGAACGTGGCCGGCCAGACCCTGCGTCTGCCGCTGCGCATCAACGAAGAGTTGGGCGCTGGCCTGGTTGCACTGCCGAAAGGTTTCGCCGGCATTCCAGCGGCCATCTTTGGCAAAACCGTTGACGGTCTGCAGGAGGCAGCGCAATGA